The following are encoded together in the Bactrocera neohumeralis isolate Rockhampton chromosome 6, APGP_CSIRO_Bneo_wtdbg2-racon-allhic-juicebox.fasta_v2, whole genome shotgun sequence genome:
- the LOC126761830 gene encoding protein KIAA0100: protein MLLKLIILVLLVFLLAYCILPKGISWYLVKKFKVKVRIGSISLRYLALRNVDVSKSGFIVQIEEICLRSSFFNTEVTKLLSIYIRDIRINKDIQSNDVTSESLRDSERIHSKARSEEEKDVPDFRRAKVPPSILTFAQFMAMHINNISVVLMNNNFDPGWFIHATARELHLDGSIVHNAKTLLVNAALNDAQAKMLRHCPSRRQSLENLNKIQPCLGEISFDIALDATLFAHGPLSVDKLSLAMNNARSTIHGSLYDFLSEAKQRTKPQQNLESRVISTANSLSQRRKSFSNESYQKISPIIPKNFNFVIKAATFSAVKENSQNDFSAKIQLFSITGKFNSKSLNENAPLPTLITKVLLQHLDIDTKYEKLLFVEQFTIDSVLENDVLNLYVMLKTFQIIYNHCEIYDWVHNNFLSRQRISQQPLQLNATKRSLPERLGANTFYAIPNENILDPLLITSKPANNGILEGILKRIVVKGCAEFWNVSVLMKLDDENAAMSVSHTRFLLEQTEEKRSSLYGNRLLNLLLNQRHWSTELMIESLWWSLGNSINDTNNLKKSHSPGSPFFLGLSLVKLSSYASVTKLEVSIHTLRTEYSMSLAEFIVKSVNCIKQYGGLNSTGSDVDKRVSRVPNTGTNSISGGLLISARIKDITAYFINHHQACLLLSFSDISLSRKQQVSSFKFEDFQMAIMRSMNASSLCLNDFTDIFASCKTIRIEHEKSENKVSVYIPSNTEAMWNANLHMHILTLARDMCDLRTELALPQHTVEMKPSHTKKKWIIELSAELSTVFEIKLSERHTMQWFVENLFFSHKEANFISAENLFIKIDDQHIFTLKEIDVQSLPRLDMLTQERVNCEGFVLPTNKVWVTTIGAFKAIFPYDHDFYDAVQNEFVSHFKWLKLVHNYKKKPFTASSPLPSDMVIQIKEFLLEISDDPFEVKLRDNYVLLVDEYLEGLKRKAIFDKKIAERCLVPASTIESLYASLVQKNSEIYIQRSKKIRESGPVRTRLLAWIMTDVEIMAMADPSLHGTENVTRIMRDIDCESPWPEEGLEFTTLWCRSVNISCTEWKFMLRDFPQPMFYVKSMRLFGNLCGAEQAASKRAKRDVFIEVGEPFGTDVIQRSMPSQKFYHDFDCELEFCSYAFGPCWEPVMAQCNLSFEKISAPSKDPSPPLPFWDKMRLLFHGRLTMIVKQFTVLLHASLDPYNTTEEMELTWNNAGIVWTNAKIMFKGELNITVRTASRYDDCRLLHFPNLKLTFKLNWVCLANPNDHHAVMPCAPDKLPEYSSNQVHDSFRAFRSLNLNIWISFETKPKHGEEVEIDIPSLVLYGSTLRWFESLKLILSGVTRPTRRGPVFNNVRPRKKQLSRHYKKANLQMSLHHFQVLYWMSHALHKGFQLNGGRVSFSSEYCLSLCPIDDGLIHRPRADWSTVYMNCELNDAEIWLKSILTEKLDSSAENLASVGDAFKIVRFYFLSVAKVSYGREALIQTGSSQEEESKAKNTTPTHKLVVYDLKGAWTKNNRDVAFALFDSFMKSQKLKNNLSTEAVKSYRKETNSNVIKNKRSDSTITLTNNTTEVLPIANANSAIKKVQPASHATAMLQQLIAEADHKFNVYSDDQSTQSRELQLQGLQACSAQDVIHENWSISLVNSQVLLKGCETSGYVIISAAKAEILQRVHRPVWRDRSLVSKTTWKGLLECMQYYATVSAGEDDSLIEKEIMWLTVDNIQDKDDTVINDLPDIPHLVGSGRSVGGVVSETVGALSIENPGETQPVQLQRIVSRCKCEFFYVSYGDTIDPNSITEVPPPPSEETLSPWEKQDDPVDAFTLMHHDLDVCTNSLQYAMILDIVNNLLLYVEPQRKQALEKLARMRFQLQLHSTEDQKRPIQQKQTMIRSLLMKIRGLEKDIHLIGKDRAEEGDTLELRHEFERVQLQIRESKEELNTLSEELDMMLLCYKETQLSQLSKISNVRSDKSLTIVRANEICFKRAQWRLTETDGQIGISDLVLSGFLYTKKSKSDDSVEHLLELGNIRMSNLIPREIYREVLMPTEIQKDMPIDTHKRVLRVFCREKPPVGGISVKEHFEINVAPITIAITKKFYSTMLKFCFPDRDASETETVDDIEENSSSSSSSSAVQTKTTKKPSKTKKGSKDSEFYVKIEKDDVEKMKERAEKNKLFIYIKIPEVPVRVSYKGNKEKNLEDITDFSLVIPTLEYHNVTWTWLDLLLAMKSVSRRVILSQAIKQKLQIHRRQPGTSTGERSSPQEEDKAKMLFGNRLLNENRSQRRGVFKFTSSNK, encoded by the exons ATGCTGCTTAAATTGATAATATTGGTTTTGTTAGTATTTCTATTGGCATATTG cATTCTACCAAAAGGGATCAGTTGGTATCTAGTTAAAAAGTTTAAGGTAAAAGTACGAATTGGAAGCATTAGTTTACGTTATCTTGCGTTGCGAAATGTAGATGTCAGTAAAAGTGGTTTTATTGTG caaattgaagaaatttgtCTTCGTAGCAGCTTTTTTAACACAGAGGTAACAAAACTGCTATCAATCTATATAAGGGATATACGTATAAACAAAGATATACAGAGCAATGATGTCACATCAGAATCACTACGAGATTCTGAGCGTATACATAGTAAAGCTCGGTCGGAGGAGGAAAAAGATGTGCCAGATTTCCGGCGAGCTAAAGTACCACCGAGTATACTAACGTTCGCTcag tttatggcTATGCACATAAACAATATTTCCGTAGTACTTATGAATAATAATTTCGATCCCGGCTGGTTCATACATGCAACAGCAAGGGAGTTACATCTGGATGGCAGTATTGTGCATAACGCTAAAACTTTACTAGTTAATGCAGCACTTAACGATGCTCAG gCGAAAATGTTGAGACATTGTCCCTCACGTCGACAGTCCTTGGAAAATCTAAATAAGATACAACCTTGTTTGGGTGAGATTAGTTTCGACATTGCCTTAGATGCTACGCTCTTTGCGCACGGTCCTTTATCAGTGGAC AAACTCTCTTTGGCAATGAATAATGCACGTTCCACCATACACGGTAGTTTATACGATTTCTTAAGTGAGGCGAAGCAACGTACAAAACCACAACAAAATTTAGAGAGCAGAGTGATAAGTACGGCTAATTCACTTTCGCAGCGTCGAAAGAGTTTCAGTAACGAGTCATATCAGAAGATCTCACCCATTatacccaaaaattttaattttgtaattaaagcaGCTACCTTTTCGGCAGTGAAAGAGAATTCCCAAAATGATTTTAGcgcaaaaattcaattattcaGT ATTACTGGGAAATTCAATTCTAAATCTCTGAATGAAAATGCGCCGCTTCCAACATTGATTACCAAAGTGTTGCTACAGCACTTGGACATTGATACCAAATACGAAAAGTTGCTATTTGTTGAACAATTTACTATTGATTCCGTG CTGGAAAACGATGTTCTAAATTTATATGTCATGCTTAAAACATTCCAAATAATATATAATCATTGTGAAATCTACGATTGGGTACACAATAACTTTTTATCGCGACAGCGTATAAGTCAGCAGCCGTTACAGTTAAATGCAACGAAACGTTCGTTGCCGGAACGTCTAGGCGCGAACACATTTTATGCAATACCCAACGAGAATATACTGGATCCGTTGCTTATAACGTCCAAACCGGCGAATAATGGCATACTTGAGGGCATATTAAAGCGCATAGTGGTTAAAG GCTGTGCAGAGTTCTGGAACGTTTCTGTGCTTATGAAGTTGGACGATGAAAACGCTGCTATGAGCGTTAGTCATACCAGATTCCTATTGGAACAAACCGAAGAGAAGCGCAGCTCCTTATATGGCAATCGACTTTTGAATTTGCTCTTGAATCAGCGTCATTGGAGCACCGAATTAATGATTGAATCATTATGGTGGTCCTTGGGTAATTCCATAAATGACACCAACAATTTGAAGAAATCACATTCTCCAGGCTCACCGTTCTTTCTCGGACTCAGCTTGGTCAAATTGAGTTCATATGCCAGTGTCACGAAACTAGAAGTGTCCATACATACGCTACGCACCGAATATAGCATGAGTCTTGCTGAATTTATAGTGAAGTCTGTCAATTGTATAAAACAGTATGGTGGTCTCAATTCCACCGGCAGTGACGTTGACAAGCGTGTGTCACGTGTTCCAAACACCGGCACAAATTCCATTTCTGGTGGTTTACTAATATCAGCGCGCATTAAGGATATCAcagcatattttattaatcaccATCAAGCTTGTCTGCTGCTAAGCTTCTCAGATATATCGCTATCGCGCAAGCAACAGGTGTCCAGCTTCAAATTTGAGGATTTTCAAATGGCCATTATGCGTTCCATGAATGCGTCATCGCTATGCCTCAACGACTTCACCGACATATTCGCTAGTTGTAAAACAATACGCATTGAGCatgaaaaaagcgaaaataaagtGTCAGTCTACATTCCAAGTAATACGGAAGCCATGTGGAACGCGAATTTGCACATGCACATTCTGACTTTGGCACGTGACATGTGCGATTTGCGCACCGAGCTGGCTTTGCCGCAACACACGGTAGAAATGAAGCCATCGCATACTAAGAAAAAGTGGATCATCGAACTGTCCGCTGAGTTGAGCACGGTATTCGAGATTAAACTCTCCGAACGGCATACGATGCAATGGTTTGTGGAGAACTTATTCTTCAGTCACAAAGAAGCGAATTTCATCTCTGCGGAGAATCTTTTCATCAAAATCGATGACCAGCACATATTCACATTGAAGGAAATCGACGTGCAGTCGTTACCACGCTTGGATATGCTCACGCAGGAGCGCGTGAATTGCGAGGGCTTTGTGCTGCCCACAAACAAAGTGTGGGTAACAACAATTGGCGCCTTTAAG GCCATCTTTCCCTACGATCACGATTTCTATGACGCGGTGCAAAATGAGTTCGTGTCGCATTTTAAGTGGCTGAAATTGGTGCATAACTACAAGAAGAAGCCGTTTACAGCTAGCTCACCGCTCCCAAGTGATATGGTCATAcag atcaaAGAGTTTTTGCTCGAAATCAGCGACGATCCGTTTGAGGTGAAATTGCGTGACAATTATGTGCTGCTTGTGGATGAATATCTGGAGGGCCTGAAACGCAAGGCTATATTCGATAAGAAAATTGCCGAGCGTTGCCTGGTGCCGGCGAGCACAATAGAAAGCCTCTATGCGAGTTTAGTgcaaaaaaattccgaaatttaTATACAACGCTCGAAGAAAATAAGAGAGAGTGGGCCGGTGCGCACGCGCTTGTTGGCGTGGATTATGACGGATGTGGAAATAATGGCAATGGCCGATCCATCGCTGCATGGTACCGAGAATGTGACGCGTATTATGCGCGACATTGACTGTGAAAGCCCATGGCCGGAGGAGGGCTTGGAATTCACCACACTTTGGTGCCGCAGCGTGAATATCAGTTGCACAGAGTGGAAATTCATGCTGCG TGATTTTCCACAACCCATGTTCTACGTCAAATCGATGCGTCTCTTTGGTAATTTATGCGGCGCTGAGCAAGCTGCATCCAAGCGCGCTAAGCGTGATGTTTTCATAGAAGTTGGCGAGCCCTTCGGCACCGATGTTATACAGCGCAGCATGCCGTCCCAAAAATTCTATCACGACTTCGATTGTGAACTGGAGTTTTGCAGCTATGCTTTTGGTCCTTGCTGGGAGCCGGTGATGGCGCAGTGTAATCTCAGTTTCGAGAAAATTTCGGCACCCTCTAAAGATCCAAGTCCGCCCTTGCCTTTCTGGGATAAAATGCGTTTGCTGTTTCATGGGCGTCTAACAATGATTGTTAAGCAATTCACAGTTTTGTTGCATGCTTCATTGGATCCCTACAATACAACTGAGGAAATGGAGCTGACATGGAATAATGCCGGCATTGTGTGGACAAATGCAAAGATCATGTTCAAAGGTGAACTAAAT ATAACGGTACGCACTGCTTCACGTTACGACGATTGCCGGTTGCTGCATTTTCCCAATCTTAAACTaacgtttaaattaaattgggtTTGCCTGGCCAATCCAAATGATCATCACGCAGTTATGCCTTGTGCGCCCGACAAATTGCCCGAGTATTCCAGCAATCAAGTGCACGACTCCTTCCGCGCCTTTCGTTCGCTTAACCTAAATATTTGGATTTCATTTGAAACGAAACCGAAGCATGGTGAGGAGGTGGAAATCGACATTCCAAGCTTGGTTCTGTACGGCAGCACTTTGCGTTGGTTCGAGAGCCTCAAGCTTATACTGTCCGGTGTTACGCGTCCAACACGCCGCGGTCCGGTGTTCAACAATGTACGTCCACGCAAGAAGCAACTCAGTCGCCATTATAAAAAGGCAAATTTACAAATGAGCTTACATCACTTTCAAGTGCTCTATTGGATGTCACATGCACTGCATAAGGGTTTCCAATTGAACGGCGGTCGTGTGTCCTTTAGTTCGGAATACTGTTTATCGCTTTGTCCCATCGATGATGGGCTGATTCACAGGCCGCGTGCTGACTGGTCGACCGTGTATATGAATTGCGAATTGAATGACGCTGAAATATGGTTGAAGAGCATACTTACCGAAAAACTCGATAGTAGTGCGGAGAATTTGGCCAGTGTCGGTGATGCTTTCAAAATAGtgcgtttttactttttaagtgTGGCCAAAGTTTCATACGGACGTGAGGCGCTCATACAAACCGGCAGCAGTCAAGAGGAGGAGTCGAAGGCCAAGAATACCACGCCCACACATAAATTGGTCGTTTACGATTTGAAAGGCGCGTGGACGAAAAACAATCGTGATGTGGCGTTCGCGCTCTTCGATTCGTTCATGAAGTCACAGAAGCTGAAGAATAACTTATCCACAGAGGCCGTGAAGAGCTATCGCAAGGAGACTAATTCCAATGTCATAAAGAATAAGCGTAGCGATAGCACAATCACACTCACAAATAATACCACAGAGGTGCTACCGA TTGCCAATGCCAATAGCGCCATCAAGAAGGTGCAACCCGCCAGCCATGCAACGGCAATGCTGCAGCAGCTAATAGCTGAGGCCGATCACAAATTCAACGTTTACAGCGACGATCAAAGCACGCAATCGCGTGAATTGCAGCTACAGGGTTTACAGGCGTGTTCGGCGCAAGATGTGATACATGAGAATTGGTCCATATCATTGGTAAATTCCCAAGTGTTGCTCAAGGGTTGTGAGACATCGGGTTATGTAATTATTAGCGCGGCGAAAGCGGAGATTCTGCAACGTGTACACCGTCCCGTTTGGCGTGATAGATCGCTGGTGTCCAAGACGACTTGGAAGGGTTTGCTCGAATGCATGCAGTACTATGCCACAGTGAGCGCTGGTGAAGATGACTCGCTCATTGAAAAGGAGATCATGTGGCTGACGGTGGATAATATTCAG GATAAAGACGACACTGTGATCAATGATTTGCCAGACATTCCGCATCTAGTCGGTAGTGGACGCAGTGTGGGCGGTGTTGTTTCGGAGACTGTGGGTGCCTTATCGATTGAGAATCCAGGTGAAACACAGCCTGTGCAGCTGCAACGCATTGTGTCGCGTTGTAAATGTGAATTCTTCTATGTCAGCTATGGCGACACGATAGATCCAAATTCCATAACCGAAGTACCACCACCACCATCCGAGGAAACGCTATCACCGTGGGAGAAACAAGACGATCCCGTGGATGCCTTCACCTTAATGCATCACGACCTCGATGTCTGCACGAATTCCTTGCAATATGCTATGATTTTAGATATTGTCAACAATCTATTGCTGTACGTAGAACCGCAACGCAAACAGGCTTTGGAGAAGTTGGCGCGCATGCGCTTTCAATTGCAGCTACACTCCACGGAGGATCAAAAGCGACCGATACAACAGAAACAAACCATGATACGCAGTTTATTGATGAAGATCCGTGGGCTGGAGAAGGACATACATCTCATCGGCAAGGATCGTGCCGAAGAGGGCGACACGCTGGAGCTGAGGCACGAATTCGAACGTGTGCAATTGCAAATACGCGAAAGTAAAGAGGAATTGAATACGCTTAGCGAGGAGCTCGACATGATGTTGTTGTGCTATAAGGAAACACAACTATCGCAGCTGAGCAAAATATCGAAT GTGCGCTCCGACAAATCGCTAACCATCGTGCGTGCAAATGAGATCTGCTTTAAGCGCGCCCAGTGGCGTCTCACAGAAACCGATGGCCAAATCGGCATATCCGATCTGGTGCTAAGTGGCTTCTTGTATACGAAAAAGTCTAAAAGTGACGATTCTGTCGAACATTTACTCGAACTGGGCAATATACGCATGAGCAATCTGATACCGCGTGAGATCTATCGCGAAGTCTTGATGCCGACAGAAATCCAAAAGGATATGCCAATCGACACGCATAAACGTGTTTTGCGCGTCTTTTGTCGTGAGAAACCGCCGGTAGGTGGGATTTCTGTGAAGGAGCATTTCGAGATCAATGTGGCGCCCATCACTATTGCTATAACGAAAAAATTCTACAGCACAATGTTGAAATTCTGCTTCCCCGATCGCGACGCTTCCGAAACGGAGACTGTAGATGATATTGAGGAGAATTCTTCCAGTTCCAGCTCATCATCGGCCGTGCAAACGAAAACAACCAAGAAAccatcgaaaacaaaaaagggcTCGAAAGACTCGGAATTCTAtgtcaaaattgaaaaagaCGATGTGGAAAAGATGAAAGAGCGCGCTGAGAAGAATAAACTGTTTATCTATATAAAAATTCCAGAAGTGCCTGTGCGTGTCAGTTACAAGGGCAACAAAGAGAAGAATCTTGAGGACATAACGGATTTCTCGCTCGTCATACCAACACTTGAATATCACAATGTCACTTGGACATGGCTAGACTTGCTATTAGCTATGAAATCAGTGAGTCGTCGCGTGATATTATCACAGGCCATAAAGCAGAAATTGCAAATACATCGCCGACAACCGGGTACATCGACTGGCGAACGTTCGTCGCCGCAGGAGGAGGACAAAGCAAAAATGCTGTTTGGTAATCGCTTATTG AATGAAAATCGCAGCCAAAGAAGAGGAGTTTTCAAATTCACCTCGAGTAACAAGTGA
- the LOC126763615 gene encoding trypsin alpha-3-like — translation MGFKLKLIFQLVIYLSWHHMPCTGIGERIVGGTSVTEKKYTYFVRVNYQDLFLCGGSLVRNNAVVTAAHCVSDANVNQLRIHADTISLRDVGIVRKVKKVVISNLYNERTSNYDVAVLILASAVPNSSFTAIQLQKTPVTAGTKCVVIGHGSTKESEFNPIQLQEVWIPVLSRTACQRRYAGVAHITRYMLCAWELGKDSCAGDSGGPMVCKGQLAGIVSWGVECADSRFPGVYTDISRVYTFIERTLERFK, via the coding sequence ATGGGTTTCAAACTAAAGCTAATTTTCCAGCTAGTGATATATCTTTCATGGCACCACATGCCTTGCACAGGCATTGGCGAGAGAATTGTGGGTGGCACCTCGGTTACAGAGAAGAAATACACCTATTTTGTGCGTGTGAATTACCAAGATTTATTCCTATGTGGTGGATCGTTGGTGAGGAATAATGCGGTGGTCACAGCAGCTCACTGTGTCAGCGACGCTAACGTAAACCAATTGCGTATACACGCGGACACCATTAGTTTAAGAGATGTAGGAATTgtgagaaaagttaaaaaagtggTGATTTCGAATTTATACAATGAACGCACCTCGAACTACGATGTTGCAGTGTTAATACTCGCCTCTGCCGTACCAAATTCTAGTTTCACAGCAATTCAATTGCAAAAGACACCAGTGACTGCTGGCACGAAATGTGTGGTCATTGGTCATGGTAGCACAAAGGAAAGTGAATTTAATCCGATACAATTACAAGAAGTTTGGATACCGGTGCTGAGTCGTACCGCTTGCCAACGTAGATATGCAGGTGTTGCACATATTACGCGGTATATGCTGTGTGCATGGGAGTTGGGAAAAGATTCATGTGCAGGTGATTCCGGTGGACCAATGGTGTGTAAGGGACAGCTAGCTGGTATTGTATCCTGGGGTGTTGAATGTGCGGATTCCAGATTTCCAGGCGTTTATACCGATATCAGCAGGGTTTATACTTTTATCGAAAGAACGCTTGAGCGGTTTAAGtga
- the LOC126763614 gene encoding trypsin alpha-3-like yields the protein MCQFSRQLVLQLILYFAFGHIYGQQVSERIVGGSAVTQKKYPYYVRLHYRGEFKCGGSLVRNNAVLTAAHCVKGGSVKALRVHADTINLGDTGVVRTIKNALVSKTYNAATLNYDVAVLILSSAIPSASLSVIPLDKSAVAAGTSCLVIGHGYTKENGVVSRQLQEIQVPVVSRAVCQRKYRGTGAITQYMMCASEPGKKDSCSGDSGGPMICNGKQAGIVSWGMGCGRVKYPGVYTDISKVYSFIEKALKKYP from the coding sequence ATGTGTCAATTCAGTCGACAATTAGTTTtgcaattaatattatattttgcatttgGCCATATTTATGGGCAACAAGTATCCGAGCGTATTGTTGGCGGGAGTGCGgtgacacaaaaaaaatatccatATTATGTGCGTCTGCACTATCGGGGAGAGTTCAAGTGCGGCGGTTCGTTGGTGCGGAACAATGCTGTACTCACGGCAGCGCACTGTGTCAAGGGCGGCAGTGTGAAGGCGCTGCGCGTACACGCGGACACCATTAATTTGGGCGACACTGGAGTGGTGAGAACGATCAAGAACGCGCTGGTTTCAAAAACATACAATGCGGCGACACTAAATTATGATGTAGCGGTGTTGATACTCTCCTCTGCCATACCGAGTGCTAGTTTATCGGTAATACCATTGGATAAAAGCGCGGTGGCTGCCGGTACGAGTTGCCTGGTTATTGGTCATGGTTACACCAAAGAAAATGGCGTCGTCTCACGACAATTGCAAGAGATCCAAGTGCCTGTCGTGAGTCGGGCAGTTTGTCAGCGCAAATATCGCGGTACCGGCGCTATTACACAATATATGATGTGCGCTTCGGAACCGGGCAAAAAGGATTCGTGTTCGGGTGATTCTGGCGGTCCGATGATATGCAATGGTAAACAGGCTGGCATTGTTTCGTGGGGTATGGGTTGTGGTCGTGTCAAATATCCGGGCGTTTACACAGACATTAGCAAGGTGTATAGTTTCATTGAAAAGGCACTTAAAAAATATCCGTAA